A stretch of Mytilus edulis chromosome 11, xbMytEdul2.2, whole genome shotgun sequence DNA encodes these proteins:
- the LOC139494408 gene encoding SCAN domain-containing protein 3-like, with protein sequence MWEEKFFEYLGTLLENPSNQLFTCEKTERIRSVLINGKIDSARFRQHVKEKQFALINCPEFGMENELCIPANEESRRMGILANWKKVVTVDKIFEVLKSVHEGARAHTGYHKLYKDVEQTYNGIPGKACMEFIKGCVQCACKKPQRNVAPLTPITSKYFMHRGQLDLVDKRADPDGQYCWIGHYIDHYTKFNFFWPQMNKSADEVAHNLSVHVLSVVGLPSILQHDNGREFCNAVIRETLKLWPGDGDVKIITGRPRHPRTPGLVEQVHDSLHKLLASKRADKPGSGWL encoded by the exons ATGTGGGAAGAAAAGTTTTtcgaatatttaggaactttactaGAAAATCCGTCAAACCAGCTGTTTACTTGTGAGAAAACTGAGAGAATTAGAAGTGTTTTGATAAATGGGAAAATTGATTCAGCGAGATTCCGACAACATGTTAAGGAAAAGCAATTCGCATTGATCAATTGTCCTGAATTTGGAATGGAAAACGAACTCTGCATTCCAGCAAATGAG GAATCTAGAAGAATGGGAATTCTCGCCAATTGGAAAAAAGTTGTTACAGTTGATAAGATATTTGAAGTACTTAAGTCTGTACACGAGGGAGCTAGGGCGCATACAGGATACCATAAATTGTACAAGGACGTTGAACAAACGTATAATGGGATTCCCGGAAAAGCTTGCATGGAATTCATCAAAGGATGTGTTCAGTGTGCATGTAAAAAGCCACAAAGAAACGTTGCTCCACTGACGCCTATCACATCCAAATATTTTATGCACAGGGGGCAGTTAGACTTAGTTGACAAGCGTGCTGACCCAGACGGGCAATACTGTTGGATCGGTCACTACATTGAccattatacaaaatttaatttcttcTGGCCTCAGATGAATAAGTCTGCAGATGAAGTAGCACACAATTTATCAGTGCATGTGCTTTCTGTTGTTGGTCTTCCGTCTATTCTACAGCATGATAACGGGAGAGAGTTTTGCAACGCAGTAATAAGAGAAACTTTAAAACTGTGGCCCGGCGACGGAGATGTTAAGATAATAACAGGAAGACCTAGACATCCAAGAACACCGGGTTTAGTGGAACAGGTTCATGACTCACTTCATAAACTGTTGGCATCAAAACGAGCAGACAAACCTGGCTCAGGATGGCTTTAG
- the LOC139495869 gene encoding potassium voltage-gated channel protein Shaw-like translates to MHHDLLKFAMQHLHAARTISAKSKSSQPKCGKKMDKRNKDDKQSPLIALLPGAKIDSEKGEITVNIGIWKETVIFNIGGVKFETYRSTLYRQPDSPLANEEFLKKHFRSDKKEYFFDRDPAMFKAILNYLRTGELHMPPYICGPAAKLELEFWGIPDRIIERCCYTHYNAYNSTLMALNRLEKDRHGSFDYPVDTHTNRTMSKWKRIRSKASIILNHPEKSKSAKVYGMISLLVVAISILSFLAETHPSIQVKETVYETSFVYNATTNITTNSTIKTEVVIPHPVLDIIDHSCMAFFTIEYILRVVLSLQRLVYVKSLMGIIDLFALFPDYIQLIMFSISKHLAHTSFTRIITILKVTRILRIFRLVRHVPGLWILVYTLKASLRELLLMVAFLFVGMLIFSSLIYYVDDREIFTSIPHSFWWALITMTTVGYGDMYPVTALGYVIGSLTAMCGLLMIGFSVPILVNNFITYYQYVEFAIQDEKLKREKSEILEDPSIGDHEMIKNNNLYR, encoded by the exons TTTCGGCAAAATCAAAATCCTCCCAACCTAAGTGTGGCAAGAAGATGGATAAAAGGAACAAGGACGACAAACAAAGTCCCCTTATAGCGCTCCTTCCTGGGGCAAAAATTGACAGTGAAAAGGGGGAAATCACTGTTAACATCGGCATCTGGAAAGAGactgttatatttaacattggagGTGTTAAATTTGAAACGTACAGATCAACACTTTACCGGCAACCTGACAGTCCGTTGGCAAATGAAGAATTTCTTAAGAAGCATTTCCGGTCGGATAAAAAGGAATATTTCTTCGACAGGGATCCAGCTATGTTTAAA GCTATTCTGAATTACCTCCGTACAGGAGAGCTTCATATGCCGCCATATATATGTGGTCCAGCAGCAAAACTTGAATTGGAATTTTGGGGAATCCCAGACAGAATCATAGAAAGATGTTGTTATACTCACTACAATGCATATAACTCGACATTGATGGCCCTAAATCGTCTTGAAAAGGACCGCCATGGAAGCTTTGATTATCCAGTCGATACCCATACAAACAGAACAATGTCTAAATGGAAAAGAATTCGCTCGAAAGCCTCCATAATTCTCAACCATCCAGAAAAGTCAAAATCTGCAAAG GTTTATGGAATGATCTCACTACTTGTGGTAGCGATCTCCATTCTGTCATTCCTTGCTGAAACACACCCGAGTATTCAGGTAAAGGAAACTGTTTATGAGACGTCATTCGTGTACAATGCCACAACAAATATAACAACGAATTCAACAATAAAAACGGAAGTAGTAATTCCACATCCGGTTTTAGACATCATTGATCATTCGTGCATGGCGTTTTTCACCATTGAATATATTTTAAGAGTTGTGCTTTCGTTGCAAAGGCTGGTTTATGTGAAATCATTAATGGGAATTATTGACCTATTCGCACTCTTTCCGGACTACATTCAACTCATTATGTTTTCAATAAGCAAACATCTAGCTCACACTTCTTTCACCAGGATCATCACCATTTTAAAGGTAACAAGGATATTGCGCATTTTCCGGTTAGTTCGTCACGTGCCCGGATTATGGATTTTAGTGTATACATTAAAAGCGAGTTTGCGCGAGCTTTTGTTGATGGTAGCGTTTCTTTTTGTTGGAATGTTGATATTTTCGTCATTAATTTACTATGTAGATGATAGAGAAATTTTTACAAGTATTCCTCACAGTTTTTGGTGGGCACTCATTACCATGACAACAGTTGGTTATGGTGACATGTACCCCGTGACCGCTTTGGGCTATGTGATTGGATCGTTAACGGCTATGTGCGGTTTATTAATGATTGGATTTTCAGTACCAATTTTAGTTAATAATTTTATAACCTACTACCAATATGTTGAATTTGCAATCCAAGACGAAAAACTAAAAAGAGAAAAATCTGAGATTCTAGAGGACCCTTCAATTGGTGACCATGAAATGATCAAAAACAACAATTTGTACAGATAA